The DNA sequence ctttcagactaacacaatcggagatatatttaaaaaatatcctgtctctttcaagatttataatggtagtgaatgggggggcgagattttgaagcccaaaaaatgcatctgtccatcgtaaaaataatccatacggctccagggggttaataaaggccttctgaagcgaagcgatgggtttttgtattcatatttaaaactttataaattaaaataactagcttccgccagaagACTGTACGCATACTgtgcaagtcaacttgcgccacaagagtaacccctgacacATTGtttgacgcaggatgtaggagtagcataagcttagacacctctcgcggttcaaacaaatagggctgtgcaacaaactcaagctcctcttctcttatataaaaatcctctgacatttctctttaaatgttctcgttttagacttctaattcgtaaccggtgttttgttttgctctatcctctgcgcttctgcgttcgtcattgcgtcatgcgtcgggtcaggggttactcttccacCACAAATCGATGCATAcagtcgtctgccggaagctagttattatagttaataaagttttttttttttttttcttacaaaaacccatcacctcactttagaaggcctttattaaccccctggagccgtatggattattttcaaTAATGGATGGacgcatttttttgggcttctctccaccccattcactaccattataacacttggaagagccaggacatttttagcctaaatatatctccgattgttttcgtctgaaagaagatggtcatatacacctaggatggcttgagggtgaataaaatatggaataattttcattttttcatcatcactttaatactgatgtatttttatgtcgtagaataaaatgtgaaagtatcttgagcttgtgttaaccacgaaccttatttcagccatttaaccaaaatcctattaaaaaaacccattgatTTTGGGACGATGGAACTGGAAGTGCtaaaaatgctaactcgcttctgggttttggcctacaaaatgCGTCATAGTTCCACCACACTATTATGGTTACTTATGGTCCTTTCCACCAACCAAAGATAAACTGCTTTCGCCAGATAGGCCTGTGGCTGTAGAACAGATTAGATGATCTGATTCTAAACATTTTAGTTGACATCTTTTGTGGTGAGGGCTTTGTTTCTCAGGAGTAGGAGTGAATCAAAGTTGGCAGTGCTGTGGAGGCAGCTGTCTTACACCAAACCAACCAACCACACGATTGAAGTCAACCTCATTCATTCAGAAAGAAGAAGCCCATCAGAAACTGCACTACATCACCATCTATGTGAATACTACACCACAAAAATTCCATTCCCTAAAGTATATTTGCAGAAGTGCATTAAACATATCATCAAGAAAGTCCACCAGCACAGTTAATAGTGGGCTGTGGAATTCGTGCGTAATTCCTGCGTAATGCTTGTTTATGTGGACTCTCTccacatttttctgttttatgaTATACATGCATGataatccttttatttattACGTTTTAAGCTCTATACCAGTGCGTCTGTTGCGTTTACTCGATTGTTGCCTGTTATTAATGTCAATAGTTAATGGAAACCTCTGTTTCTATTGTAGACCTGATACACTGTACCAACGAGATGAATGTGAACATTCCTCAGCTGGCAGACTCTTTGTTCGAGAGAACCACCAACACCAGTTGGGTGGTGGTCTTTAAGTCCCTAATCACAACACACCACCTCATGGTATATGGGAACGAGGTGCGTGACTATGGAAGATCTTTCTGCTTTTTAATCAAGCTAAGCTACTAGTAAAGATCTGCAAATGACTGTATGCATTAATCatcttttaatttattactttgGTTACAGCGATTTATTCAGTACTTGGCCTCCAGGAACACATTATTCAACCTCAGTAATTTCCTGGACAAAAGTGGCCTACAAGGTACAGTAATGAGCTATACACATTTATTTCAGACTCTACAGAGGCTTCATTCTTCTTTGATGCCCATGTTTGGATGCATTATTTGACTTgtaataaagatttattttttttacttttttttaatgaatttaaagggttagttcaccccaaaaatgaaaattctgtcattaattactcaccctcatgtcgttccacacctgtaagactttcgttcatcttcagagcacaaatctttttgatgacagaatgctgtcagatttccttccatagactgACCCCACTTTGATGCtgcaaaaaaatacataaagagatcggaaaagcattctgtcatcaaaaagatcttaatttgtgttctgaagatgaacgaaagtcttacgggtttggaacgacatgagggtgagtaattaatgacagaatttttcatttcggggtgaactaaccctttaactagttttataatatttataacgTTACATTAAACATTTCAACTTTTCCTTTGTGAGCAACTACTCCTTAACATttgttacaaataaaataattttcttcttAACCATCATCTTTATCGGTGTCTCCATAGGTTACGATATGTCAACGTTCATTCGGAGGTATAGTCGATATCTGAATGAAAAAGCCGTCTCATATCGACAGGTGGCATTTGACTTCACGAAAGTAAAGCGTGGGtaggacattttttttatacattttataatacgGCTTTGATGTTAGTTTCTAGTTCCTGCTTTCTTTAGTGTGCTGaatattacattaagtgcaTTATGTAACACAAACAGTGATTCATTTGACCAGCAGATTCACTCgatacaatgattttttttttagccttaGCTGAAAGTTTAGCTGTAGTTTTTGTTCTAAATCATTTGAGGGGGATTTGTGCTGCAGCATTAGTTTCGAAGTGCTTGCATTAAGTGTTGAAGTCATTGCACTGGATCATCCACTAAACCTCCATGCACTGATCCCCCTAATGTCATTTGacctatattttaaaatcttttccTTAAGGGTGGACGGAGTGATGAGAACCATGAACACAGAGAAGCTCCTTAAGACCATCCCCATTATACAGAACCAGATGGATGCCCTTCTTGACTTCAATGTAAGTTAGAATTCAGAGAGCTGACAGCTGATCTACATACATGCATTTTGCTtatagcccctttcacacagcgATCCCGGTAAATGACCGTAAAATTACCAGAATGACTTTTCCgttaaatacacaaatgtgcTGTTCACACAAGCAACAGCGTTCCGTAACAGTGtatgataaatactttgcttgttacatatacGTGCTAAATTTCAgccgtaaataaattataattgttAGATAGATTATGTTCATGCGATCCCatcgggcttatgatagctacctgaatcataacaaagcactgttcactgttgatctgcctgcattgacaccattttctttaagagctgctgtgcagccaaaattatataccagttatcactgtaaagctgctttgacacaaccTGTATTTACCAGTAAAGACTATGTCTGAAAGGGGCTTATACTGTACATCATGAAATTATGCAATGAATACTTACTTTGTAGCAGCAAAGCATTTGTGTGGcttatgtttataaaaatacatttttctgtttGCCCAGGTCAATGCCAATGAACTAACCAATGGGGTTATTAATGCAGCCTTCATGCTTCTTTTCAAAGACTCCATTCGACTTTTTGCAGCTTACAATGAAGGGATAATAAACTTACTAGGTTGGTCCTTCATGATGCTTTCTTCtcataactaaataaataaactgtgtTGTATAAATACACCCgttttacttttaaatgcaaGATGTATATTAAAGATTTGAAGTATATATTTAAGCTCTTACAATGTAACAAAAAGTTGTAGTGCAGTAGTGCACATGCTCACGGGAAGTTGTACTTACAGTTACGTAGGTTCAGATTCAGCCTGCAAAATGTCCTGATTGCATATCTTCCCTCTTCCTGTACTTCCCccgtatatatataaaaaaaaaattagtttgtCTGAACATGTCAAATTCAGTAGCTATTTTTTCATCCAATTTGCAGATTAAATTTATGTGAAAAATTTGAATTTCTACACATGCAAATAAAGACATAGTACTGATTAATAATGAGTACTTCTTCATCTTCCTTTCACAGAAAAGTACTTTGATATGAAAAAAGTTCAGTGCAAAGAGGGTTTGGACATCTACAAGAAATTCCTTACCCGAATGACACGGATCTCAGAGTTCCTCAAAGTGGCAGAGGTGAGATTCTCATGTGTTGTTCTGGAGGCAAGGTACTTCATTAAAAGAGCGTTATGTAACATATTTGTTATTCTTGCCTCACAGCAGGTGGGAATAGACCGCGGGGACATACCTGACCTGTCTCAGGTAAGACCACACTTTTATTCTGACTTGAACACCTGCACTCTTTCTGCATTATTAATGATCCTGAATATTTCCTGAAGCTGTTCTGCTTTCTCTTTTACTTTACCTTGCACAAATGCATTTCTGACTTAAAAATGCATGCAGGTCATTAGGATGTGCATGTCACTAAAGATTTCTTACCTTTTCTGTCTTAACTTTTCCCTGTTTACAGCAAATAAAGGTGTTATGGGCTCAGTGGAGATTTGAGAATAGTAATAATAGAGATAATAGAATCATGACTCCCACGGTTATAAGTATATATGCAACGGGTTCTCACTCAATTATATACAGCATAATGTACAGCATGGATTTTATCCAGCAAAATTATGATAAATATATTCTTAAGAGTGTAGTTTCATGGTGATCGTAATGTTGATTCACTACTGGCATCTTGGGAGTGAGAACCGTTGTTATATACAGGAACATTAAGGGCTAAGTCATGAATGAATTATACAGACACATGAAAAGGACAGATTATATATCTAGTGCAAATGTCATCATAGTCATATATAAGGGCAGATAACTGCTTTGAAATTCATGCACTATATGTCTGACCGAGACCACCTTTATATTCTGTATTTCCCTTTATCTTTCCACCTTCTGTCCATCTTCAGTTTACAGTCTGTGTAAGTACTTTTCTTACTCTTTTCTGCACTCCTCTGCACTGTTTAATTCTTATTGCCAATAAATGTCAAGCTATTCAGTCTTTTTATTGGTGGCTATTCCTAAGTAAATGTTTGTGCATTCCCTCAGGCCCCCAGCAGTCTTTTGGATGCCCTGGAGCAACACTTGGCTTCATTAGAAGGGAAGAAGGTGAAGGACTCCACCGCCGCCAGCAGGTGGGCCATTCATATGTCACGCTCAGAGCCGAGTACAAATTAATGAGTGCTAACAGATGCATTATGTTGACAAGTCTTGATAGATTTATACTTATACGAGTGGTGTGCTTTACAAATGCAGTAGTTCAGTATACTCCAGGTGTAGTTTTCTCTCATACTGACAGAAGCTCAATTTATCTCTCCCCGACTTTTGTAGGGCAAGCACACTCTCCAATGCCGTGTCATCTCTGGCCAGCACTGGCATGTCTTTCACCAAAGTGGATGAAAGGGAAAAGCAGGCAGCTCTGGAGGAGGAGCAAGCGCGATTAAAAGCACTAAAGGTACATAACAGGAcacatatatacaaaaataatttcacCCAATACTAGAAAGCATTTCCAgtattttctgtatttggttgcgttctGTTAATTTTAGATTGCTGTTTTCAAGCTATTGAATGAAAAAGTGTTTGGTTGGTCATTCTACATGCCAATCAGATGGCTCCTTCCTGTCTAAAAGGTTTCTTGGCATATTGTGcttttctaaaaaggaacagaGGCTGAAGGAGCTCTCCAAGAGGCCTTCGTTTGCTACGACTGACACTTCTCCAGTCTCCACCACAGCAGCATGCATCAGCACAGCTCCTGCCATAGACCTGTTCTCCACTCCCAGCTGCTCAAATGGGTTAGCCAAACAAATTACTCCACAGTATGATGTCTCTAGAAATGTTTCTGTATGGATTGAGATAAAAAGACAAGCACGGTTTGTGCTTGACCAGGGGCAAATGTACTAAATTGTGTGTCAAATTTCAGCACAAAAACGTATCTTTGGGCAGTGTTTCCCGACCTGGGGGTCGCAATCCCCACAAGGGGTCACTAAAGATTTATGAGAGGTCGCCAAGCTCACTTTAGTTTTAGGGTTAGGGATGAAACGATTATGAGTTTGACAATAAACCACCACGATGCAATTTCCGACGGTTAGTATcagagtttaatattttaatcatcATCAAAACCATATTTGATTGCCAGGATTTGAAAAACTCACAGTAAATATAGTCCAGTttaagcaaaataagcaagtCTCAGGCAGAAACAGCATAGTTTTTGGGTTTGCCAGGTTGGGTTCCGGGGGTAAAATCCGCGTTTTGGCGgagttcccctggtaaaatttgcattccaggggctaaatatcatgttatttggggttgcttcAACCTGCAGACATGAAAatcaacccgcggcaacagtgttaaagtagccaaCACTGTGCATAGCGTTTATAAGTGCAGCTGCATTGTTTACAGAGGTTGCCGGGGAAACAGctctatttctgctgttccataagcgccacctactgacaGAAAGTGGATTATGTTGTAGGTTGTAAGTCAAATCTAGCCATAGTTGTTAAtgctattattttaatgttgttgcatttattaattacttaaaggattagttcactttgaaatgaaaattatcccaacctttactcaccctcaagccatcctaggtgaacATAATTGCaggaatattaataaatatcctgatgatATCCGAAACGATGcctttgtgaaaaataaatatccatatttaacaagttatgaagtcaaatatcgaACTTCCGCCAGACCGTCTTCCGTATACaggttacgaagaaagtgtaaactggcgtcgcgtcaattacattttttccataagtttaatagggaaggcgcatgatgtagcgtaagctttgtgaactgcaagaggtttACACTTTCTGCGTACATTGAATATGGAagacggtctggcggaagctcgatattcgacttcataacttgtttaaatatggatatttttttacacaaatgcatcgcttcgcttcagaaggcctttattaacactccgGAGCCATGTAGAccacatatttatgatgaatggatgtggatggaagcactttgttcagct is a window from the Ctenopharyngodon idella isolate HZGC_01 chromosome 15, HZGC01, whole genome shotgun sequence genome containing:
- the picalmb gene encoding phosphatidylinositol binding clathrin assembly protein b isoform X16, translated to MSGQSITDRITAAQHSVTGSAVSKTVCKATTHEIMGPKKKHLDYLIHCTNEMNVNIPQLADSLFERTTNTSWVVVFKSLITTHHLMVYGNERFIQYLASRNTLFNLSNFLDKSGLQGYDMSTFIRRYSRYLNEKAVSYRQVAFDFTKVKRGVDGVMRTMNTEKLLKTIPIIQNQMDALLDFNVNANELTNGVINAAFMLLFKDSIRLFAAYNEGIINLLEKYFDMKKVQCKEGLDIYKKFLTRMTRISEFLKVAEQVGIDRGDIPDLSQAPSSLLDALEQHLASLEGKKVKDSTAASRASTLSNAVSSLASTGMSFTKVDEREKQAALEEEQARLKALKEQRLKELSKRPSFATTDTSPVSTTAACISTAPAIDLFSTPSCSNGALKMESDLFDLQTNFQSGMQPGPSVATAWGGYGASQIPPPQSSGELHVDFESVFGTKAASSNSLDTDAGILKPTVAGSNQSSNQLPEKLVSDDLDSSLANLVGNLGIGNGTTKNDIHWNQPGEKKLTGGMNWQPKNAPSTTWNPVSMPPSIMAFPATTPTGMMGYGMPPQLPSMAMMTQPTMMYTQPVMRPSNPFGSVSSAQPSAASSPSSQSPLRAPGQDPFAQLSLKDFL
- the picalmb gene encoding phosphatidylinositol binding clathrin assembly protein b isoform X15, with the translated sequence MSGQSITDRITAAQHSVTGSAVSKTVCKATTHEIMGPKKKHLDYLIHCTNEMNVNIPQLADSLFERTTNTSWVVVFKSLITTHHLMVYGNERFIQYLASRNTLFNLSNFLDKSGLQGYDMSTFIRRYSRYLNEKAVSYRQVAFDFTKVKRGVDGVMRTMNTEKLLKTIPIIQNQMDALLDFNVNANELTNGVINAAFMLLFKDSIRLFAAYNEGIINLLEKYFDMKKVQCKEGLDIYKKFLTRMTRISEFLKVAEQVGIDRGDIPDLSQFTVCAPSSLLDALEQHLASLEGKKVKDSTAASRASTLSNAVSSLASTGMSFTKVDEREKQAALEEEQARLKALKEQRLKELSKRPSFATTDTSPVSTTAACISTAPAIDLFSTPSCSNGALKMESDLFDLQTNFQSGMQPGPSVATAWGGYGASQIPPPQSSGELHVDFESVFGTKAASSNSLDTDGILKPTVAGSNQSSNQLPEKLVSDDLDSSLANLVGNLGIGNGTTKNDIHWNQPGEKKLTGGMNWQPKNAPSTTWNPVSMPPSIMAFPATTPTGMMGYGMPPQLPSMAMMTQPTMMYTQPVMRPSNPFGSVSSAQPSAASSPSSQSPLRAPGQDPFAQLSLKDFL
- the picalmb gene encoding phosphatidylinositol binding clathrin assembly protein b isoform X13, which codes for MSGQSITDRITAAQHSVTGSAVSKTVCKATTHEIMGPKKKHLDYLIHCTNEMNVNIPQLADSLFERTTNTSWVVVFKSLITTHHLMVYGNERFIQYLASRNTLFNLSNFLDKSGLQGYDMSTFIRRYSRYLNEKAVSYRQVAFDFTKVKRGVDGVMRTMNTEKLLKTIPIIQNQMDALLDFNVNANELTNGVINAAFMLLFKDSIRLFAAYNEGIINLLEKYFDMKKVQCKEGLDIYKKFLTRMTRISEFLKVAEQVGIDRGDIPDLSQFTVCAPSSLLDALEQHLASLEGKKVKDSTAASRASTLSNAVSSLASTGMSFTKVDEREKQAALEEEQARLKALKEQRLKELSKRPSFATTDTSPVSTTAACISTAPAIDLFSTPSCSNGALKMESDLFDLQTNFQSGMQPGPSVATAWGDSFGQPSMAQHLPNPSPFQSEPSTVAGLFRGYGASQIPPPQSSGELHVDFESVFGTKAASSNSLDTDAGILKPTVAGSNQSSNQLPEKLVSDDLDSSLANLVGNLGIGNGTTKNDIHWNQPGEKKLTGGMNWQPKNAPSTTWNPVSMPPSIMAFPATTPTGMMGYGMPPQLPSMAMMTQPTMMYTQPVMRPSNPFGSVSSAQPSAASSPSSQSPLRAPGQDPFAQLSLKDFL
- the picalmb gene encoding phosphatidylinositol binding clathrin assembly protein b isoform X14, which gives rise to MSGQSITDRITAAQHSVTGSAVSKTVCKATTHEIMGPKKKHLDYLIHCTNEMNVNIPQLADSLFERTTNTSWVVVFKSLITTHHLMVYGNERFIQYLASRNTLFNLSNFLDKSGLQGYDMSTFIRRYSRYLNEKAVSYRQVAFDFTKVKRGVDGVMRTMNTEKLLKTIPIIQNQMDALLDFNVNANELTNGVINAAFMLLFKDSIRLFAAYNEGIINLLEKYFDMKKVQCKEGLDIYKKFLTRMTRISEFLKVAEQVGIDRGDIPDLSQFTVCAPSSLLDALEQHLASLEGKKVKDSTAASRASTLSNAVSSLASTGMSFTKVDEREKQAALEEEQARLKALKEQRLKELSKRPSFATTDTSPVSTTAACISTAPAIDLFSTPSCSNGALKMESDLFDLQTNFQSGMQPGPSVATAWGGYGASQIPPPQSSGELHVDFESVFGTKAASSNSLDTDAGILKPTVAGSNQSSNQLPEKLVSDDLDSSLANLVGNLGIGNGTTKNDIHWNQPGEKKLTGGMNWQPKNAPSTTWNPVSMPPSIMAFPATTPTGMMGYGMPPQLPSMAMMTQPTMMYTQPVMRPSNPFGSVSSAQPSAASSPSSQSPLRAPGQDPFAQLSLKDFL
- the picalmb gene encoding phosphatidylinositol binding clathrin assembly protein b isoform X17, with product MSGQSITDRITAAQHSVTGSAVSKTVCKATTHEIMGPKKKHLDYLIHCTNEMNVNIPQLADSLFERTTNTSWVVVFKSLITTHHLMVYGNERFIQYLASRNTLFNLSNFLDKSGLQGYDMSTFIRRYSRYLNEKAVSYRQVAFDFTKVKRGVDGVMRTMNTEKLLKTIPIIQNQMDALLDFNVNANELTNGVINAAFMLLFKDSIRLFAAYNEGIINLLEKYFDMKKVQCKEGLDIYKKFLTRMTRISEFLKVAEQVGIDRGDIPDLSQAPSSLLDALEQHLASLEGKKVKDSTAASRASTLSNAVSSLASTGMSFTKVDEREKQAALEEEQARLKALKEQRLKELSKRPSFATTDTSPVSTTAACISTAPAIDLFSTPSCSNGALKMESDLFDLQTNFQSGMQPGPSVATAWGDPFSSSEAVDDSIPNLNPFLTKLVVDGAHLPVMSSDGVSFSSRTSGHEIFGGYGASQIPPPQSSGELHVDFESVFGTKAASSNSLDTDAGILKPTVAGSNQSSNQLPEKLVSDDLDSSLANLVGNLGIGNGTTKNDIHWNQPGEKKLTGGMNWQPKNAPSTTWNPVSMPPSIMAFPATTPTGMMGYGMPPQLPSMAMMTQPTMMYTQPVMRPSNPFGSVSSAQPSAASSPSSQSPLRAPGQDPFAQLSLKDFL
- the picalmb gene encoding phosphatidylinositol binding clathrin assembly protein b isoform X11 — its product is MSGQSITDRITAAQHSVTGSAVSKTVCKATTHEIMGPKKKHLDYLIHCTNEMNVNIPQLADSLFERTTNTSWVVVFKSLITTHHLMVYGNERFIQYLASRNTLFNLSNFLDKSGLQGYDMSTFIRRYSRYLNEKAVSYRQVAFDFTKVKRGVDGVMRTMNTEKLLKTIPIIQNQMDALLDFNVNANELTNGVINAAFMLLFKDSIRLFAAYNEGIINLLEKYFDMKKVQCKEGLDIYKKFLTRMTRISEFLKVAEQVGIDRGDIPDLSQFTVCAPSSLLDALEQHLASLEGKKVKDSTAASRASTLSNAVSSLASTGMSFTKVDEREKQAALEEEQARLKALKEQRLKELSKRPSFATTDTSPVSTTAACISTAPAIDLFSTPSCSNGALKMESDLFDLQTNFQSGMQPGPSVATAWGDPFSSSEAVDDSIPNLNPFLTKLVVDGAHLPVMSSDGVSFSSRTSGHEIFGGYGASQIPPPQSSGELHVDFESVFGTKAASSNSLDTDAGILKPTVAGSNQSSNQLPEKLVSDDLDSSLANLVGNLGIGNGTTKNDIHWNQPGEKKLTGGMNWQPKNAPSTTWNPVSMPPSIMAFPATTPTGMMGYGMPPQLPSMAMMTQPTMMYTQPVMRPSNPFGSVSSAQPSAASSPSSQSPLRAPGQDPFAQLSLKDFL
- the picalmb gene encoding phosphatidylinositol binding clathrin assembly protein b isoform X12; this encodes MSGQSITDRITAAQHSVTGSAVSKTVCKATTHEIMGPKKKHLDYLIHCTNEMNVNIPQLADSLFERTTNTSWVVVFKSLITTHHLMVYGNERFIQYLASRNTLFNLSNFLDKSGLQGYDMSTFIRRYSRYLNEKAVSYRQVAFDFTKVKRGVDGVMRTMNTEKLLKTIPIIQNQMDALLDFNVNANELTNGVINAAFMLLFKDSIRLFAAYNEGIINLLEKYFDMKKVQCKEGLDIYKKFLTRMTRISEFLKVAEQVGIDRGDIPDLSQFTVCAPSSLLDALEQHLASLEGKKVKDSTAASRASTLSNAVSSLASTGMSFTKVDEREKQAALEEEQARLKALKEQRLKELSKRPSFATTDTSPVSTTAACISTAPAIDLFSTPSCSNGALKMESDLFDLQTNFQSGMQPGPSVATAWGDPFSSSEAVDDSIPNLNPFLTKLVVDGAHLPVMSSDGVSFSSRTSGHEIFGGYGASQIPPPQSSGELHVDFESVFGTKAASSNSLDTDGILKPTVAGSNQSSNQLPEKLVSDDLDSSLANLVGNLGIGNGTTKNDIHWNQPGEKKLTGGMNWQPKNAPSTTWNPVSMPPSIMAFPATTPTGMMGYGMPPQLPSMAMMTQPTMMYTQPVMRPSNPFGSVSSAQPSAASSPSSQSPLRAPGQDPFAQLSLKDFL